The following proteins are encoded in a genomic region of Pseudomonas sp. Os17:
- a CDS encoding type II toxin-antitoxin system HicB family antitoxin, which produces MKFPVVLHKDADSEYGVIVPDVPGCYSAGHTVSLAFENVKEALSLHYAGLVADGEPLPQVHEIDEHLDNPDYAGGVWGVVEFDVTPYFGKSVRFNATLPEHLLERIDQTVKRDQRYNSRSGFLAAAALRELSA; this is translated from the coding sequence ATGAAATTCCCGGTGGTTCTGCACAAGGATGCCGACTCTGAATACGGGGTGATCGTTCCGGATGTGCCGGGCTGTTACTCCGCTGGTCACACGGTGTCCCTGGCGTTCGAGAACGTGAAGGAGGCGTTGTCCCTGCATTACGCAGGGCTGGTGGCCGATGGCGAGCCTCTGCCGCAGGTGCACGAGATCGATGAGCACCTGGACAACCCCGACTACGCCGGGGGTGTATGGGGCGTGGTGGAGTTCGACGTGACGCCGTATTTCGGCAAGTCGGTGCGCTTCAATGCCACCCTGCCGGAACACCTGCTGGAGCGCATCGATCAGACGGTCAAGCGTGACCAGCGCTACAACTCGCGTTCCGGGTTCCTGGCCGCCGCGGCGCTGCGCGAACTGTCGGCCTGA
- a CDS encoding D-cysteine desulfhydrase — protein MIKQQLARFPRLDLLGHTTALEKLERLSAWIGRDIYVKRDDTTPLAMGGNKLRKLEYLAADALAQGADTLITAGAIQSNHVRQTAALAAKLGLGCVALLENPIGTEDPNYLGNGNRLLLELFDAKVELVENLDQADEQLQALAARLRSNGKKPYLVPIGGSNALGALGYVRAGLELAQQIEDSGLDFAAVVLASGSAGTHSGLALALSEVLPQLPVIGVTVSRSDEDQRPKVQGLAERTAELLGVNLPAAFNVQLWDEYFAPRYGEPNAGTLAAVKLLASQEGLLLDPVYTGKAMAGLLDGVGRQRFNDGPIIFLHTGGAPALFAYPGAFA, from the coding sequence ATGATCAAACAACAGCTTGCCCGCTTTCCCCGTCTCGACCTGCTCGGGCACACCACCGCCCTGGAAAAACTCGAACGCCTGTCGGCCTGGATCGGGCGCGATATCTACGTCAAGCGCGACGACACCACGCCCCTGGCCATGGGCGGCAACAAGCTGCGCAAGCTCGAATACCTGGCCGCCGATGCCCTGGCCCAGGGCGCCGATACCCTGATCACCGCCGGGGCCATCCAGTCCAACCACGTGCGCCAGACCGCGGCCCTGGCCGCCAAGCTGGGGCTGGGTTGCGTGGCCCTGCTGGAAAACCCCATCGGCACCGAAGACCCCAACTACCTGGGCAACGGCAACCGCCTGCTGCTGGAGCTGTTCGACGCCAAGGTCGAGTTGGTGGAAAACCTCGACCAGGCCGACGAACAATTGCAGGCCCTGGCCGCGCGCCTGCGCAGCAACGGCAAGAAACCCTACCTGGTGCCCATTGGCGGTTCCAACGCCCTGGGCGCCCTGGGTTATGTGCGCGCCGGCCTGGAGCTGGCGCAGCAGATCGAAGACAGCGGCCTGGACTTCGCCGCGGTGGTCCTGGCCTCCGGCAGCGCCGGCACCCACAGCGGCCTGGCCCTGGCCTTGAGCGAAGTGCTGCCACAGTTGCCGGTGATCGGCGTGACCGTCTCGCGCAGCGACGAGGATCAGCGGCCCAAGGTCCAGGGCCTGGCCGAACGCACCGCCGAGCTGCTGGGAGTGAACCTGCCGGCGGCGTTCAACGTGCAACTGTGGGACGAATACTTCGCCCCCCGTTACGGCGAACCCAATGCCGGCACCCTGGCCGCGGTCAAGTTGCTGGCCAGCCAGGAAGGCCTGTTACTCGACCCGGTGTACACCGGTAAAGCCATGGCCGGCCTGCTGGATGGCGTCGGTCGCCAGCGTTTCAACGATGGCCCGATCATCTTCCTGCACACCGGTGGCGCCCCGGCGCTGTTCGCCTACCCCGGCGCCTTCGCGTAG
- the tcyJ gene encoding cystine ABC transporter substrate-binding protein has protein sequence MNLSVLRRNLLIGTLGLALGAGLMGQAVAGEQLQKIKDAGVINVGLEGTYPPFSFVDENGKLAGFEVEFSEALANKLGVKVKLQPTKWDGILAALESKRLDAVINQVTISEERKKKYDFSTPYTVSGIQALTQKKDEGKFKTAADLGGHKVGVGLGTNYEQWLKDNVPNAIIKTYDDDPTKYQDLRVGRIDAILVDRLAAFELIKKTKDTLVVSGEPFSRQEAGVALRKGEPELLAAVNKAIEELRADGTLKKLSEKYFNADVTQ, from the coding sequence ATGAATCTTTCCGTACTGCGTCGCAATCTGCTGATTGGCACACTGGGCCTGGCCCTCGGTGCCGGACTGATGGGGCAAGCGGTTGCCGGCGAGCAACTGCAGAAGATCAAGGATGCAGGCGTGATCAACGTCGGCCTGGAAGGCACCTACCCACCGTTCAGCTTCGTCGATGAAAACGGCAAGCTGGCCGGCTTCGAAGTGGAATTCTCCGAAGCCCTGGCGAACAAGCTCGGGGTCAAGGTCAAGCTGCAGCCGACCAAGTGGGACGGCATTCTCGCGGCCCTGGAATCCAAGCGCCTGGACGCGGTGATCAACCAGGTGACCATCTCCGAGGAGCGCAAGAAAAAGTACGACTTCTCCACCCCCTACACCGTCTCCGGGATCCAGGCCCTGACCCAGAAAAAGGATGAAGGCAAGTTCAAGACGGCCGCCGACCTGGGTGGCCACAAGGTCGGCGTGGGCCTGGGCACCAACTACGAGCAATGGCTCAAGGACAACGTCCCCAACGCCATCATCAAGACCTACGACGATGATCCGACCAAGTACCAGGACCTGCGCGTAGGCCGTATCGACGCCATTCTGGTGGACCGCCTGGCGGCCTTCGAGCTGATCAAGAAAACCAAGGACACCCTGGTGGTTTCCGGCGAACCCTTCTCCCGCCAGGAAGCCGGTGTGGCCCTGCGCAAGGGCGAACCCGAACTGCTGGCCGCGGTGAACAAGGCGATCGAGGAACTGCGGGCCGACGGCACGCTGAAAAAGCTCTCGGAAAAATACTTCAACGCTGACGTCACCCAATAA
- a CDS encoding LacI family DNA-binding transcriptional regulator, translating into MTTDPAPGRKRRGAGRVTLNTVARQAGVSAITVSRYFNQPESVSAERRERIAAVVAELGYVPNLVAGGLASARGRIVAMVIPNISGPIFAQTIQGFSDTLSRHGYQLLLASSYFDEKQEESAVRAFLGWSPAALVLTSHFHSPGTEKMLAEAEIPLIETWDYQPQRQPMQIGFSHFQVGVSAVRHLHAKGYRRIAFVQNSAPGDYSALERRDGYLATLKELELPPRVFAPDPDRPPFEAGKQAMEALMSASPRPDAIIFANDNLAAGGLLAGQRAGLKIPEDCAVLGFGDYPFAQMLLPSLSTIQPPALEIGVLAATRVLESLGVLPTRTPVQRLNLLQCRVIEREST; encoded by the coding sequence ATGACCACTGACCCAGCACCTGGCCGCAAGCGCCGCGGCGCCGGCCGCGTGACCCTGAACACCGTGGCGCGCCAGGCCGGGGTGTCGGCGATCACCGTGTCGCGCTACTTCAACCAGCCCGAGAGCGTCTCCGCCGAACGTCGGGAACGCATCGCCGCCGTGGTGGCCGAACTCGGCTACGTGCCCAATCTGGTGGCCGGCGGCTTGGCCTCGGCCCGGGGCAGAATCGTCGCCATGGTCATCCCGAACATTTCCGGACCGATCTTCGCCCAGACCATCCAAGGCTTCAGCGACACCCTAAGCCGCCACGGCTATCAGCTGCTGCTGGCCTCCAGCTACTTCGACGAGAAACAGGAAGAGAGCGCGGTACGGGCCTTTCTCGGCTGGTCACCGGCAGCCCTGGTGCTGACCAGCCACTTCCACAGCCCGGGCACGGAAAAGATGCTCGCCGAAGCCGAGATCCCGCTGATCGAAACCTGGGATTACCAGCCCCAGCGCCAGCCCATGCAGATCGGCTTCAGCCACTTTCAAGTGGGGGTCAGCGCGGTTCGCCACCTGCACGCCAAGGGCTACCGGCGCATCGCCTTCGTGCAGAACAGCGCCCCCGGCGACTACAGCGCGCTGGAGCGCCGCGATGGCTATCTCGCCACCCTGAAAGAGCTGGAGTTGCCACCCCGGGTGTTTGCCCCGGATCCCGACCGTCCTCCCTTCGAAGCCGGCAAGCAGGCCATGGAGGCCCTGATGAGCGCCTCACCGCGCCCCGACGCCATCATCTTCGCCAACGACAACCTGGCCGCCGGCGGCCTGCTGGCGGGGCAACGCGCCGGGCTGAAGATTCCAGAGGACTGCGCAGTGCTGGGCTTTGGCGACTACCCCTTTGCCCAGATGCTGCTGCCGAGCCTGAGCACTATCCAGCCACCGGCGCTGGAGATCGGCGTACTGGCCGCGACCCGGGTCCTGGAAAGCCTTGGGGTGCTGCCGACCCGCACGCCGGTGCAGCGCCTGAACCTGCTGCAATGCCGAGTGATCGAGCGCGAAAGCACCTAG
- a CDS encoding type II toxin-antitoxin system HicA family toxin, which translates to MRSREMIGKIEADGWYLIAVKGSHHQYKHPWKPGRVTFKHPDAELPRGTLNSILKQAGLK; encoded by the coding sequence ATGCGCAGTCGGGAGATGATCGGCAAGATTGAGGCGGATGGTTGGTACCTGATTGCCGTGAAGGGCAGTCACCATCAGTACAAGCATCCCTGGAAACCAGGGCGCGTCACTTTCAAGCATCCGGATGCGGAACTGCCCAGGGGCACGCTCAACAGCATCTTGAAACAGGCGGGCTTGAAATGA
- the tcyL gene encoding cystine ABC transporter permease: protein MEAGLQLALDSAPFLLKGAYYTVILSLGGMFFGLLLGFGLALMRLSRLTLVSWIARVYVSFFRGTPLLVQLFVIYYGLPQLGLELDPLPAALIGFSLNMAAYACEILRAAIGSIERGQWEAAASIGMTRAQTLRRAILPQAMRTALPPLGNSFISLVKDTALAATIQVPELFRQAQLITARTFEIFTMYLAAALIYWVLASVLAHLQNRLEQRVNRHDQES from the coding sequence ATGGAAGCAGGCCTGCAACTGGCGCTGGATTCAGCGCCATTTCTCCTCAAGGGCGCGTATTACACGGTCATCCTCAGCCTCGGCGGCATGTTCTTCGGGCTGCTGCTGGGCTTTGGCCTGGCCTTGATGCGCCTGTCGCGCCTGACCCTGGTGAGCTGGATTGCCCGGGTCTACGTGTCGTTCTTTCGCGGCACGCCGCTGCTGGTGCAACTGTTCGTAATCTATTACGGCCTGCCGCAACTGGGGCTGGAACTGGACCCGTTGCCCGCCGCGCTGATCGGCTTCTCCCTGAACATGGCGGCCTACGCCTGTGAAATCCTCAGGGCCGCCATCGGCTCGATCGAACGCGGTCAATGGGAAGCCGCCGCCAGCATCGGCATGACCCGGGCCCAGACCCTGCGCCGGGCGATCCTGCCGCAAGCCATGCGCACGGCCCTGCCGCCTCTGGGCAACAGCTTCATTTCCCTGGTCAAGGACACCGCCCTGGCCGCGACCATCCAGGTGCCGGAACTGTTCCGCCAGGCGCAGCTGATCACCGCCCGTACCTTCGAAATCTTCACCATGTATCTTGCCGCCGCGCTGATCTACTGGGTTCTGGCCAGCGTGCTCGCGCACCTGCAGAACCGCCTGGAGCAGCGGGTCAATCGGCACGACCAGGAGTCCTGA
- the epsC gene encoding serine O-acetyltransferase EpsC, whose amino-acid sequence MSERSSHWQLQTIVGQLRDARDQWRTRNGRVSGEQGGRELPSRAAMAEILEALCGALFPMRLGPVDLREESEDFYVGHTLDAALNALLAQARLELRYVARQNGEADAEVNARAIRLIQDFALALPGLRVLLDTDVLAAYHGDPAARSVDEVLLCYPGILAVIHHRLAHHLYRAGLPLLARISSEIAHSATGIDIHPGAQIGRSFFIDHGTGVVIGETAIIGERVRIYQAVTLGAKRFPADEDGQLQKGHPRHPIVEDDVVIYAGATILGRITIGKGSTIGGNVWLTRSVPAGCNLTQANLQHDDGSQK is encoded by the coding sequence GTGAGCGAGCGTTCCAGCCATTGGCAATTGCAGACCATCGTTGGCCAACTGCGCGATGCCCGTGATCAGTGGCGTACCCGCAACGGTCGGGTCAGCGGCGAGCAGGGCGGGCGTGAGCTGCCGTCGCGAGCGGCCATGGCGGAGATCCTCGAGGCCCTGTGCGGCGCCCTGTTCCCCATGCGACTGGGGCCGGTGGACCTGCGCGAAGAGAGTGAGGACTTTTACGTCGGCCACACCCTGGACGCGGCGCTCAATGCGTTGCTGGCCCAGGCGCGCCTGGAGCTGCGTTACGTGGCCCGGCAGAACGGCGAGGCGGATGCCGAAGTCAACGCCCGGGCGATTCGCCTGATCCAGGATTTCGCCCTGGCCCTGCCGGGCCTGCGGGTGTTGCTGGACACCGACGTGCTGGCCGCCTACCACGGTGACCCGGCGGCCCGCAGCGTCGATGAAGTGCTGCTGTGCTACCCGGGCATCCTGGCGGTGATTCACCACCGCCTGGCGCACCATCTGTACCGTGCCGGCCTGCCGTTGCTGGCGCGGATCAGCTCGGAAATCGCCCACTCGGCCACCGGCATCGACATTCACCCCGGGGCGCAGATCGGCCGCAGCTTCTTCATCGACCACGGCACGGGCGTGGTGATCGGCGAGACCGCGATCATCGGTGAGCGGGTGCGCATCTACCAGGCGGTGACCCTGGGGGCCAAGCGCTTCCCGGCGGACGAAGACGGCCAGTTGCAGAAGGGCCACCCGCGCCACCCGATCGTCGAGGACGACGTGGTGATCTACGCCGGCGCGACCATTCTCGGGCGCATCACCATCGGCAAGGGTTCGACCATTGGCGGCAACGTCTGGCTGACCCGCAGCGTGCCGGCCGGTTGCAACCTGACCCAGGCCAACCTGCAGCACGACGACGGCTCGCAAAAGTAG
- the tcyN gene encoding L-cystine ABC transporter ATP-binding protein TcyN has product MIVVEKLTKQFKGQTVLDGIDLQVKEGEVIAIIGPSGSGKTTFLRCLNFLEEPTSGRIRIGDIAIDSNIPLNQQQSRIRQLRQQVGFVFQNFNLFPHRTALENVIEGPLVVKKTPREQAVALGRALLAKVGLAGKEDSYPRRLSGGQQQRVAIARALAMEPRVILFDEPTSALDPELVGEVLATIRSLAEEKRTMIIVTHEMGFARDVANRVIFFDKGVIVEQGEAKALFANPQHERTRQFLSKFLHPGT; this is encoded by the coding sequence ATGATCGTGGTGGAAAAACTGACCAAGCAGTTCAAGGGCCAGACGGTGCTCGATGGCATCGACCTGCAGGTCAAGGAAGGCGAAGTGATTGCCATCATCGGCCCCAGTGGCTCGGGCAAGACCACCTTCCTGCGCTGCCTGAACTTTCTTGAAGAACCGACCAGCGGACGCATCCGCATCGGCGACATCGCCATCGACAGCAACATCCCCCTGAACCAGCAACAAAGCCGGATCCGCCAGCTGCGCCAGCAAGTGGGTTTCGTGTTCCAGAACTTCAACCTGTTCCCCCACCGCACCGCCCTGGAGAACGTCATCGAAGGCCCGCTGGTGGTGAAGAAGACCCCACGGGAACAGGCCGTTGCCCTGGGTCGTGCGCTGCTGGCCAAGGTCGGCCTGGCGGGCAAGGAAGACAGCTACCCGAGGCGCCTGTCCGGTGGCCAGCAGCAACGGGTGGCGATCGCCCGGGCCCTGGCCATGGAACCGCGGGTGATCCTGTTCGACGAGCCGACTTCGGCCCTGGACCCGGAACTGGTGGGCGAAGTCCTGGCCACCATCCGCAGCCTGGCCGAAGAGAAACGCACCATGATCATCGTCACCCACGAAATGGGCTTCGCCCGGGACGTGGCCAACCGGGTGATCTTCTTCGACAAGGGGGTGATCGTCGAACAGGGCGAAGCCAAGGCGCTGTTCGCCAACCCCCAGCACGAGCGCACCCGCCAGTTCCTCAGCAAGTTTCTCCACCCCGGCACATGA
- a CDS encoding TonB-dependent receptor: protein MQIFHGEQHRLAHSIRGTTASRPHLGWLLAGLAALPLPAALASESAATAQDQEPTLKSVTVTATRREESLQKVPVAVSVVDGEQLERDNRNGVASIVQQVPSLNFRTGASNKDTSLFIRGVGTISTSPGVEPTVATVIDGVVYGRPGQATLDLLDLERIEVLRGPQGTLFGKNASAGVLNIVTKAPSAETHGYIDQSYYSGNESRTRFGIGGSLVPDVLKGSVTTLFGSYDGNVDNRHNGQEVNGYNRKGVRGKLEFTPSADLKFTLAADYMQSHDDAPNGVVSKALTPAFANALSPVRASSDNRDINTDTRTHVQDINKGLSGQLDWNLGDYTLTSITAWRGWNNTQYQDGDRLGAVSAAFPGTADKGDLDYNQYSQELRLASPKGQFLEYVGGLFYLHGKDEETYQRTLTTTTSVNRGIADYSTTNDSYAVFGESTLNFTEDFRAIAGLRWTHDDLKYDHRRVSTSATTVSGIQPGTRSSGSVDEDGWSGRLGLQYDLSDSVTSYLTYSRGYKGPAYNVFFNMQPRDTNALKPETSNTWEAGIKASSWNNRLTTNLAVFHSEYDNYQANFFDTVAGQVVTRLINAGRVSSEGVELDYALQATQQLKFSGALAYTRARIDAFACPAGAAASCNVNGKPLPFSPDWKSYVRADYSIPLDNGLDLELGTDYSWQSQVQYDISQNPDTRQGAYGIWNASIALADYNDGWRVALLGKNLADKSYSPLLASGGNYIYRAVPRDDERYFGVQLRKDF from the coding sequence ATGCAGATATTTCATGGGGAGCAACACCGACTCGCGCATTCGATCCGTGGCACCACGGCCTCGCGCCCGCATCTGGGCTGGCTGTTGGCGGGCCTGGCGGCATTGCCGTTGCCAGCGGCCCTGGCCAGTGAAAGCGCGGCCACGGCGCAGGATCAGGAGCCGACCCTGAAGTCGGTAACGGTCACCGCCACGCGCCGCGAAGAGTCGCTGCAGAAGGTCCCGGTGGCGGTGTCGGTGGTGGATGGCGAGCAGTTGGAGCGCGACAACCGCAACGGCGTGGCGAGCATCGTGCAGCAGGTGCCGTCGCTGAACTTCCGCACCGGGGCTTCGAACAAGGACACCTCGCTGTTCATCCGCGGCGTGGGCACCATTTCCACTTCGCCGGGGGTGGAGCCGACGGTCGCGACGGTGATCGACGGTGTGGTCTACGGGCGACCCGGCCAGGCCACCCTGGACCTGCTGGACCTGGAGCGCATCGAGGTGCTGCGCGGGCCTCAGGGCACGCTGTTCGGCAAGAACGCTTCGGCCGGGGTGCTGAATATCGTGACCAAGGCGCCTTCCGCCGAGACCCACGGCTACATCGACCAGTCCTATTACAGCGGCAATGAAAGTCGTACCCGCTTCGGCATTGGCGGCAGCCTGGTTCCCGATGTCCTCAAGGGGTCTGTCACCACCTTGTTCGGCAGTTACGACGGCAATGTGGACAACCGCCACAACGGCCAGGAGGTCAACGGCTACAACCGCAAGGGCGTGCGCGGCAAGCTGGAATTCACCCCTAGCGCCGACCTCAAGTTCACCCTGGCGGCGGACTACATGCAGTCCCATGACGACGCGCCCAATGGCGTGGTCAGCAAGGCCCTGACTCCGGCCTTCGCCAATGCCCTGAGCCCGGTCCGGGCCAGCAGCGACAACCGCGATATCAACACCGATACCCGCACCCATGTGCAGGACATCAACAAGGGCCTGTCCGGCCAGCTGGACTGGAACCTCGGCGACTACACCCTGACCTCGATCACCGCCTGGCGCGGCTGGAACAACACCCAGTACCAGGATGGCGACCGTCTTGGCGCGGTCAGCGCGGCGTTTCCCGGGACCGCCGACAAGGGCGACCTGGACTACAACCAGTATTCGCAGGAACTGCGCCTGGCCTCGCCCAAGGGGCAGTTCCTGGAGTACGTCGGCGGCCTGTTCTACCTGCATGGCAAGGACGAGGAAACCTACCAGCGCACCCTGACCACCACCACCAGCGTCAATCGCGGGATTGCCGACTACAGCACCACCAACGACAGCTACGCGGTCTTCGGCGAAAGCACCTTGAATTTCACCGAGGACTTTCGCGCCATCGCCGGTTTGCGCTGGACCCATGACGACCTGAAATACGACCACCGTCGGGTGTCGACCTCGGCCACCACGGTCAGCGGGATCCAGCCGGGCACCCGCAGCTCGGGTTCGGTGGACGAGGACGGCTGGTCCGGTCGCCTGGGCCTGCAATACGACCTCAGCGACAGCGTCACCAGCTACCTGACCTATTCCCGCGGCTACAAGGGCCCGGCCTACAACGTGTTCTTCAACATGCAGCCGCGGGACACCAATGCGCTCAAGCCCGAGACGTCCAACACCTGGGAGGCGGGGATCAAGGCCAGCAGCTGGAACAATCGCCTGACCACCAACCTGGCGGTGTTCCACAGCGAGTACGACAACTACCAGGCCAACTTCTTCGACACCGTGGCCGGGCAGGTGGTGACCCGCCTGATCAACGCCGGCCGCGTCAGCAGTGAAGGCGTCGAGCTGGACTACGCCCTGCAGGCCACCCAGCAATTGAAGTTCTCCGGGGCCCTGGCCTACACCCGGGCGCGCATCGATGCGTTCGCCTGCCCGGCGGGCGCCGCCGCTTCCTGCAACGTCAACGGCAAGCCATTGCCCTTCAGCCCGGATTGGAAAAGCTACGTGCGGGCCGACTACAGCATTCCCCTGGATAACGGCCTGGATCTCGAATTGGGCACCGACTACAGCTGGCAAAGCCAAGTGCAGTACGACATCAGCCAAAACCCCGACACCCGGCAGGGCGCCTACGGCATCTGGAACGCCAGCATCGCCCTGGCCGACTACAACGACGGCTGGCGCGTGGCATTGCTGGGCAAGAACCTGGCCGACAAGTCCTATTCGCCGTTGCTGGCCAGTGGCGGCAACTACATCTACCGCGCGGTGCCCCGGGATGACGAACGTTATTTCGGTGTGCAGTTACGCAAGGACTTCTGA
- the betT gene encoding choline transporter BetT, translated as MNPPVFYFAASFILIFGVVVISMPEQAGAWLLAAQNWAANTVGWYYMLAMTLYLVFVVVTALSGYGKIKLGADHDEPEFSYLSWAGMLFAAGISITLFFFCVSEPLTHMLQPPQGEAGTAEAARQGMQLLFLHWGLHGWGVFAFVGMALAYFAYRHNLPLALRSALYPLIGKRINGPIGYAVDGFGIIATVFGLGADMGFGVLHLNSGLDYLFGIAHTQWIQVGLITLMMGAAIIVAVSGVDKGVRVMSDINMLLAVALLLFVLFAGPTQHLLNTLIQNLGDYLGALPTKSFDVYAYNKPSDWLGGWTVFYWAWWIAWSPFVGLFIARISRGRTIREFVFGVLLIPLGFTLAWMSIFGNSAIDQVLNHGMSALGLSAIDNPSMTLYLLLETYPWSKTVIAVTVFISFVFFVTSADSGTVVLSTLSAKGGNADEDGPKWLRVFWGAMTALVTSALLFAGSIDSLKSAVVLTSLPFSLILLLMMWGLHKAFYLESQRRIAQLHSLAPVAPSRRGKGGWRQRLSQAVHFPSRDEVYRFLDQTVRPAIEEVTAVFAEKGLNVVTQPDPANDSVSLEIGHGDQHPFIYQVQMRGYFTPSFARGGMGPKELRNRRYYRAEVHLAEGSQDYDLMGYSKEQIINDILDQYERHMQFLHLVR; from the coding sequence ATGAACCCTCCGGTGTTCTACTTCGCCGCGAGCTTTATCCTGATCTTCGGCGTGGTGGTGATTTCCATGCCGGAACAGGCCGGCGCCTGGCTCCTGGCGGCGCAAAACTGGGCGGCCAATACGGTCGGCTGGTACTACATGCTGGCGATGACCCTGTACCTGGTCTTCGTGGTGGTCACCGCCTTGTCCGGCTACGGCAAGATCAAGCTCGGTGCCGACCACGACGAACCCGAGTTCAGTTACCTGTCCTGGGCCGGCATGCTGTTCGCCGCCGGGATCAGCATCACCCTGTTCTTCTTCTGCGTTTCCGAACCCCTGACCCACATGCTGCAACCGCCCCAGGGCGAGGCCGGCACTGCCGAGGCGGCGCGCCAGGGCATGCAGTTGCTGTTCCTGCACTGGGGCCTGCACGGCTGGGGGGTGTTCGCCTTCGTCGGCATGGCCCTGGCCTACTTCGCCTACCGGCATAACCTGCCGCTGGCCCTGCGTTCGGCGCTGTACCCGCTGATCGGCAAGCGCATCAACGGCCCCATCGGCTATGCGGTGGACGGCTTCGGCATCATCGCCACGGTGTTCGGCCTGGGCGCCGACATGGGCTTTGGCGTGCTGCACCTGAACTCCGGCCTCGACTACCTGTTCGGCATCGCCCACACCCAGTGGATTCAGGTTGGCCTGATCACCCTGATGATGGGCGCGGCGATCATTGTCGCGGTGTCGGGAGTCGACAAGGGCGTGCGGGTGATGTCCGACATCAACATGCTGCTGGCGGTGGCGCTGCTGCTGTTCGTGCTGTTCGCCGGTCCGACCCAGCACCTGCTCAACACCCTGATCCAGAACCTCGGGGACTATTTGGGCGCGTTGCCGACCAAGAGTTTCGACGTCTACGCCTACAACAAGCCCAGCGACTGGCTGGGCGGCTGGACGGTGTTCTACTGGGCCTGGTGGATTGCCTGGTCGCCGTTCGTGGGGCTGTTCATTGCGCGGATCTCCCGCGGCCGGACCATTCGCGAATTCGTCTTCGGCGTGCTGCTGATTCCCCTGGGCTTCACCCTGGCGTGGATGTCGATCTTCGGTAACAGCGCCATCGACCAGGTGCTCAACCACGGCATGAGCGCCCTGGGCCTGTCGGCCATCGACAACCCGTCGATGACCCTCTACCTGCTGCTGGAAACCTACCCCTGGAGCAAGACCGTGATCGCGGTCACGGTGTTCATCAGCTTCGTGTTCTTCGTCACCTCGGCGGACTCCGGCACCGTGGTGCTCTCGACCCTGTCGGCCAAGGGCGGCAACGCCGACGAGGACGGGCCGAAATGGCTGCGGGTGTTCTGGGGCGCGATGACCGCGCTGGTCACCAGCGCGCTGTTGTTCGCTGGCAGCATCGACTCGCTGAAGTCGGCGGTGGTGCTGACCTCGCTGCCGTTCTCGCTGATCCTGCTGCTGATGATGTGGGGGCTGCACAAGGCGTTCTACCTGGAGTCGCAGCGGCGCATTGCCCAACTGCACTCCCTGGCCCCGGTGGCGCCTTCGCGGCGCGGCAAGGGTGGCTGGCGCCAGCGCCTGAGCCAGGCGGTGCACTTCCCGTCCCGGGATGAGGTGTATCGCTTCCTCGACCAGACGGTGCGCCCGGCCATCGAAGAGGTGACCGCGGTGTTCGCCGAGAAGGGCCTGAACGTGGTGACCCAGCCCGACCCGGCCAACGACAGCGTGAGCCTGGAAATCGGTCATGGCGACCAGCACCCGTTCATCTACCAGGTGCAGATGCGCGGCTACTTCACCCCGTCCTTCGCCCGTGGCGGCATGGGCCCCAAAGAGCTGCGCAACCGCCGCTACTACCGGGCCGAGGTGCATCTGGCCGAGGGCAGTCAGGATTACGATCTGATGGGCTACAGCAAGGAGCAGATCATCAACGACATCCTCGACCAGTACGAACGCCACATGCAGTTCCTGCATCTGGTGCGCTGA